One Alnus glutinosa chromosome 3, dhAlnGlut1.1, whole genome shotgun sequence genomic region harbors:
- the LOC133863232 gene encoding uncharacterized protein LOC133863232 — protein sequence MSNSQTIQEIKTATISNSQTIQELKDGSMDSKQFTHQEHVQAITTLRSRRQADNQVAMPKEATEAAKDEENHEKPEKDLGPDSIVPIAKKSPQKFVPKAPFPERLTAPKKGSKFDDILEVFKQVQINIPFLDAIQQVPSYAKFLKDLVTIKRRTNVPKKAFLTEQCDLLPYSFYVQLGLGEIKPTSVTLQLADRSVKVPRGIIEDVLIKVDKFYYPVDFIVLDTEPVMNVEIQILVILGRPFLATANALINCRTGVMKLSFGNMIVELNIFDISRQPFDYERARSAYATEEIVEEIVNEPIVED from the exons ATGAGCAATAGCCAGACTATACAAGAGATTAAGACCGCCACTATAAGCAATAGTCAGACTATACAAGAACTTAAGGATGGTTCCATGGATTCAAAGCAATTCACGCATCAA gagcatgtgcaagccatcACCACTTTAAGGTCTAGAAGGCAAGCGGATAACCAAGTGGCTATGCCTAAAGAAGCCACGGAGGCAGCTAAAGATGAGGAAAACCATGAAAAGCCTGAAAAAGATCTTGGACCAGACTCTATTGTTCCAATTGCTAAAAAGAGTCCCCAGAAGTTTGTTCCCAAAGCTCCGTTTCCAGAAAGACTTACGGCTCCCAAGAAAGGCTCAAAGTTCGATGACATTTTGGAagtgttcaaacaagtgcagattaACATTCCATTCCtagatgccatccagcaagtgccttCATATGCCAAATTTTTGAAAGATTTGGTCACCATCAAGAGAAGAACAAACGTTCCCAAGAAAGCTTTCCTTACTGAGCAG TGTGATCTCTTACCATATTCATTTTATGTCCAATTGGGATTGGGTGAGATAAAACCCACTTCAGTGACACTTCAGCTGGCCGACAGATCTGTGAAAGTCCCAAGGGGAATCATTGAAGATGTTCTGATCAAAGTTGATAAGTTCTACTACCCTGTGGACTTCATCGTTTTAGACACAGAACCGGTTATGAATGTGGAGATTCAGATTCTAGTAATACTAGGGCGTCCCTTTTTAGCTACGGCTAATGCGCTAATCAACTGTAGGACTGGAGTCATGAAGTTATCTTTCGGGAACATGATAGTGGAGCTCAATATTTTTGATATCAGCAGGCAGCCATTTGATTATGAAAGGGCCAGAAGTGCTTACGCAACAGAAGAGATAGTGGAAGAGATTGTCAACGAGCCAATTGTTGAAGACTAG